The following are encoded in a window of Roseimaritima ulvae genomic DNA:
- a CDS encoding two-component system sensor histidine kinase NtrB, translated as MTYVYPALLEAILDTAVDAIIVINEGGIIQTVNPATTKLFGYSDAELLGQNVNILMPAPYHQEHDGYLKNYRETGQAKIIGIGREVIGRRKDGSTFPMHLAVSEMDIGGSKMFAGIVRDISDLKQAQQLLTDINQQLEQRVQQRTIELRNAQAELLKAEKLATLGKVSGGIAHEIRNPLNALRTSTYYLQHAHQPTPEKLQEHLERIDRQVALINSVVTALSDIARLPEPERETCRLDQLIANVMPTVTMPANVTVINQVNAETAPVVSVDPDQLAIVLRNLIRNARDAMPEGGTLTLSAERTSGQVRVVVRDTGVGIAGEELRQIVEPLYSTKARGMGLGLAISKAILDKHHGRLEFNSEIGVGTTCEVHLPAAENLP; from the coding sequence ATGACTTACGTCTACCCCGCCCTGCTCGAGGCGATTCTCGATACCGCTGTCGATGCGATCATCGTCATCAACGAGGGGGGGATCATTCAAACGGTCAATCCCGCTACCACCAAGCTGTTTGGCTATTCGGATGCCGAACTATTGGGACAGAACGTCAATATTCTGATGCCCGCTCCGTATCACCAAGAACATGATGGCTACTTGAAAAACTATCGTGAAACGGGTCAGGCCAAGATCATCGGCATCGGCCGCGAAGTGATCGGCAGGCGGAAGGATGGCAGCACCTTTCCGATGCACCTAGCCGTCAGCGAAATGGACATCGGAGGCAGCAAAATGTTCGCCGGCATCGTCCGCGACATCAGCGACCTCAAACAAGCCCAACAGTTGCTGACCGATATCAACCAGCAACTCGAACAACGCGTCCAGCAGCGGACTATCGAACTTCGTAACGCCCAAGCCGAACTCCTAAAAGCGGAAAAGCTAGCCACCCTTGGCAAGGTCTCCGGCGGCATCGCGCACGAGATCCGCAACCCTCTGAATGCCCTGCGAACCTCCACCTACTACCTGCAGCATGCGCATCAGCCGACGCCGGAAAAGCTGCAGGAGCATCTGGAGCGAATCGATCGACAGGTGGCGTTGATCAATAGCGTGGTCACGGCGTTATCGGATATCGCCCGCTTGCCGGAGCCGGAGCGGGAAACGTGCCGGCTCGATCAGTTGATCGCCAACGTGATGCCCACGGTCACGATGCCCGCCAACGTGACGGTCATTAATCAAGTGAATGCCGAAACGGCTCCGGTCGTTTCCGTCGACCCCGACCAACTGGCCATCGTGCTCCGCAATTTGATCCGCAACGCCCGCGACGCCATGCCTGAGGGCGGCACGTTGACCTTGTCGGCCGAGAGGACGTCCGGGCAGGTGCGGGTTGTCGTTCGTGATACTGGCGTGGGGATCGCCGGCGAAGAACTGCGGCAAATTGTCGAACCGTTGTACTCGACCAAGGCCCGCGGGATGGGGCTAGGGTTAGCGATCTCCAAGGCGATTCTGGACAAGCACCACGGTCGTCTGGAATTCAATAGTGAAATCGGCGTCGGCACTACCTGCGAAGTGCACCTGCCCGCAGCGGAGAATCTCCCGTAG
- a CDS encoding DUF6797 domain-containing protein: MSALFRAFVPCVFACLTPLALAQAPASPLAEDGTTNDAVLRPENLVAWCIVPFDAAKRGPAQRAAMLQELGIKRCAYDWRAEHVASFEQEILEYRKRGIEFFAFWGQHPEAFRLFEKYDLHPQIWMMPPSPPAGTQQEKVQQAAKQLTPLAEKTQQLGCKLALYNHGGWGGEPENLVAICRALRTQGFDHVGVTYNFHHGHGHIDDWAESFQLMKPYLHCLNLNGMNDAANPKILGISKGAHEAEMIRVVAQSDYQGPIGILDHRSELDAKDSLRENLEGLRWIRAELQQPGSGGAKPQTPRPPAAAKPAADKPGPIGTSALFPGSPAYRQPPITVQCRATLTSAAGYNILVASDSKRSANHWELFSMANSGTLTAYLPGRKPDHVRSKAVVTDGKPHTLSMIYEPARVRLFVDGKQVADQAISPISGRGVDGGLGIGRLVGRSFKLHGNIQWVRLSAGVREIPQPAVAKVALDAHTLGLWIYDKDKKQFQFTGKEPAAQPAAEDDANTTGPPSALAPYDPKLVQALVSEAMQQGDAVRGARVFASAQTACLSCHQVGQHGGTVGPKLSALKKPRELSQLVESVLWPERDVAPEFVTWQVLTDDGQIHTGYRVRADEQAVTLRDLASGKEIAIPQDSIEEEIPGNTPMPAGLAAAMTRQQQRDLIRFLAEISPRKINTGKQAVAAELERVLAASQSHGPATFPLQPEPLRPDHWPHASHPVNRDRIYDFYTKQAEYFRQQDSLPMLLAPFPGLDGGQQGHWGNQDEETWASDRWQHTVQGTVLAGVFRGLGKTVPRGVCVQLGEPGELSVCFNPDTLRYEAAWKGGFVSLSSVRHGFLHGLKMQGKSIPLPAFEPPQQPFEYHGFYRYGPRVVFAYRIGDTEYLDSPRIEDGKLVRDRAPVEEHPLRAVLQGGPAQWPQTLQTKIVPGSARPFAIDTIELPHDNPWKALLFCSGHDFLPDGSALVCTMQGDVWHVSGLQATADQAGVARWRRFASGLHQPLGLLVAADGIYVQCRDQLTRLRDINGDGEADFYECFSNAFETSPAGHDFICGLQRDSQGHFYTASGNQGLLRISSDGGRADVIATGFRNPDGLGILPDGTLTVPCSEGGWTPASMICAVPPGAAGSLGERPPHYGYRGPQGNQPPSLPLVYLPRGMDNSSGGQAVVPSDVWGPLQEQLLHFSFGAGTWFTVLQDEVDGQRQGAVVPMAGAFLSGAHRGRFSPVDHQLYVSGMQGWGAYVPQEGSFQRVRYTGQSFQIPTGFHVHENGVRVTFAQPLDPTIAADAKSHFAQCWNYRYSGGYGSPEYSPMHPGVAGHDALEIASAHVLPDQRSLFLEIPALQPVNQLHLRLHVNADEQYLTPGPTASGHDLIVTVHKLDTPFTEFAGYRPMDKTIAAHPLLTDMALNAARVPNPWSQKIAGARAVELKTGTNLTYQTKILQARAAEPLALTLVNPDVVPHNWALVRPGRLQKVGELANQLIADPQAFARHYIPNSDDVLQYTDVVGPGQSQTIYFRAPSEPGRYPFLCTFPGHWMVMNGELIVE; encoded by the coding sequence ATGTCCGCATTGTTTCGTGCTTTTGTACCGTGTGTTTTTGCTTGTCTAACGCCGCTTGCGCTCGCACAAGCTCCCGCTTCCCCCCTTGCCGAGGACGGCACCACCAACGACGCGGTACTGCGGCCGGAAAACCTGGTGGCCTGGTGTATCGTGCCCTTTGATGCCGCCAAACGAGGCCCTGCACAGCGGGCTGCCATGCTGCAGGAGCTGGGAATCAAACGCTGCGCCTATGATTGGCGGGCCGAACACGTGGCCAGCTTCGAGCAGGAAATTCTGGAGTACCGCAAGCGAGGCATCGAATTCTTCGCCTTCTGGGGGCAGCATCCCGAGGCATTTCGGCTGTTCGAAAAGTATGACCTGCATCCCCAGATCTGGATGATGCCGCCCAGTCCGCCCGCCGGCACACAGCAAGAAAAGGTCCAACAGGCAGCCAAACAGCTTACCCCGTTGGCCGAGAAGACTCAGCAGCTGGGCTGCAAACTGGCGTTATACAACCACGGTGGCTGGGGCGGTGAACCCGAAAATCTGGTCGCCATCTGCCGGGCCTTGCGGACACAAGGATTCGACCATGTGGGCGTCACCTATAACTTTCATCACGGCCATGGTCACATCGACGATTGGGCGGAGTCGTTTCAGCTGATGAAGCCCTACCTGCACTGCCTGAATTTGAACGGCATGAACGACGCCGCAAATCCCAAGATTTTGGGAATCAGCAAAGGCGCGCACGAAGCGGAGATGATTCGGGTGGTTGCCCAAAGCGACTACCAGGGGCCGATCGGTATCCTCGATCATCGTTCGGAGCTGGATGCCAAAGATTCACTGCGGGAAAACCTCGAGGGCTTGCGTTGGATCCGCGCCGAATTGCAGCAGCCCGGCAGTGGCGGCGCGAAACCGCAAACGCCTCGGCCACCTGCTGCCGCCAAACCCGCGGCGGACAAACCAGGCCCGATCGGCACCAGTGCATTGTTTCCAGGCTCGCCCGCCTATCGTCAACCGCCGATCACGGTGCAGTGTCGGGCGACGTTAACTTCCGCGGCCGGCTACAACATTCTGGTGGCCAGCGACAGCAAGCGTTCGGCCAATCACTGGGAACTGTTCAGCATGGCCAACAGCGGCACCTTGACGGCTTATCTACCCGGCCGAAAGCCGGACCATGTCCGCAGCAAAGCGGTGGTGACCGATGGTAAGCCTCATACCCTATCGATGATCTACGAACCGGCTCGGGTGCGTCTGTTTGTCGACGGTAAGCAGGTGGCCGATCAAGCGATTTCACCGATCAGTGGTCGCGGCGTCGATGGAGGGTTGGGGATTGGACGCTTGGTGGGGCGTTCGTTCAAGCTGCATGGAAACATTCAGTGGGTGCGTCTGTCCGCTGGCGTCCGGGAAATTCCGCAACCGGCCGTTGCAAAAGTTGCCCTCGACGCCCACACCCTGGGGCTGTGGATCTACGACAAGGATAAAAAACAATTCCAGTTCACAGGAAAGGAGCCGGCCGCCCAGCCCGCGGCGGAGGATGACGCGAACACGACAGGTCCGCCTTCAGCGCTTGCACCTTACGATCCGAAGTTGGTGCAAGCTCTGGTCAGCGAAGCGATGCAGCAGGGCGACGCGGTGCGGGGAGCTCGTGTTTTTGCCAGCGCCCAGACCGCCTGCTTGTCCTGTCACCAAGTCGGCCAGCATGGCGGAACGGTGGGGCCCAAACTGTCGGCGTTAAAAAAGCCACGGGAACTTTCGCAATTGGTGGAGTCGGTGTTGTGGCCCGAGCGAGACGTTGCGCCGGAGTTTGTGACTTGGCAAGTGCTGACCGATGACGGTCAGATTCATACCGGCTACCGTGTCCGCGCGGACGAGCAAGCCGTGACGCTGCGCGATCTGGCTTCGGGCAAAGAGATCGCGATTCCCCAGGATTCGATCGAAGAAGAAATCCCCGGCAACACGCCCATGCCGGCCGGGTTGGCGGCCGCTATGACGCGGCAGCAGCAGCGTGATCTGATTCGGTTTCTGGCCGAAATCAGCCCACGTAAAATCAACACCGGAAAACAAGCGGTTGCCGCGGAACTGGAACGGGTGTTGGCGGCGTCCCAGTCGCACGGCCCGGCCACGTTTCCGCTACAGCCAGAGCCGCTGCGCCCCGACCACTGGCCGCATGCCTCGCATCCCGTGAACCGCGACCGGATCTACGACTTTTACACCAAGCAGGCGGAGTACTTTCGGCAACAAGATTCGCTGCCGATGTTGCTGGCTCCCTTCCCCGGTCTCGATGGCGGACAGCAAGGGCACTGGGGCAATCAAGACGAGGAAACCTGGGCCAGTGACCGCTGGCAGCATACCGTTCAGGGAACGGTGTTGGCCGGGGTGTTTCGAGGGCTTGGTAAAACGGTGCCACGCGGCGTGTGTGTGCAATTGGGCGAACCCGGCGAGTTGTCGGTGTGTTTTAACCCGGACACACTCCGCTACGAAGCGGCGTGGAAAGGCGGCTTCGTGTCCCTGTCTTCGGTGCGACATGGCTTTTTGCACGGCTTAAAAATGCAGGGCAAGTCGATTCCTCTGCCAGCGTTCGAACCTCCGCAGCAGCCCTTTGAGTATCACGGGTTTTATCGGTACGGTCCGCGGGTCGTGTTTGCCTACCGCATCGGCGATACCGAATATCTCGATTCCCCGCGGATCGAAGATGGAAAGCTGGTCCGTGATCGCGCGCCGGTTGAAGAGCATCCGCTGAGAGCCGTGCTGCAAGGCGGCCCGGCGCAGTGGCCGCAGACGCTGCAAACGAAAATTGTCCCTGGCTCCGCCCGGCCCTTTGCCATCGATACAATTGAATTGCCTCACGACAATCCCTGGAAAGCATTGCTGTTTTGCAGCGGTCACGATTTTCTGCCCGATGGCAGCGCCTTGGTGTGCACCATGCAGGGCGATGTCTGGCACGTCAGCGGATTGCAGGCGACGGCGGATCAGGCCGGTGTGGCTCGCTGGCGGCGGTTTGCTTCCGGTTTGCATCAGCCCTTGGGACTGTTGGTCGCCGCCGACGGGATCTACGTGCAATGCCGCGATCAGCTGACCCGTTTGCGCGACATTAATGGCGATGGTGAAGCGGATTTCTACGAGTGTTTTAGCAACGCCTTCGAGACCTCGCCGGCCGGGCACGATTTTATCTGTGGCCTGCAACGCGATTCCCAGGGCCATTTCTATACCGCCTCGGGCAATCAAGGCCTGTTGCGAATTTCTTCCGACGGCGGTCGTGCCGATGTGATCGCCACTGGGTTCCGCAACCCCGACGGGCTGGGCATCTTGCCCGACGGAACCCTGACGGTGCCCTGCAGCGAAGGCGGTTGGACGCCCGCGTCGATGATCTGTGCGGTGCCGCCTGGAGCCGCTGGATCGCTCGGCGAACGACCACCGCATTATGGGTACCGCGGCCCACAGGGCAATCAGCCGCCGTCATTGCCGTTGGTGTATTTACCTCGCGGGATGGATAATTCCAGCGGCGGTCAGGCCGTGGTGCCAAGCGATGTGTGGGGACCGTTGCAAGAACAGCTGTTGCATTTTTCCTTTGGGGCTGGCACGTGGTTTACCGTGTTGCAGGACGAAGTCGACGGTCAGCGGCAGGGTGCCGTGGTGCCTATGGCCGGCGCCTTTTTGTCCGGCGCTCACCGCGGCCGGTTTTCGCCCGTCGACCATCAACTGTATGTCTCTGGCATGCAGGGCTGGGGCGCTTACGTACCCCAGGAAGGAAGTTTTCAGCGAGTCCGTTATACAGGTCAATCCTTTCAGATTCCCACGGGCTTCCACGTGCACGAGAATGGCGTGCGAGTCACCTTCGCTCAGCCTCTGGATCCGACCATCGCCGCCGATGCGAAGAGTCATTTCGCGCAGTGTTGGAATTACCGCTACAGCGGCGGCTACGGTTCGCCGGAGTACTCTCCGATGCATCCGGGCGTTGCCGGGCACGACGCTCTGGAGATCGCTTCGGCTCATGTGTTGCCCGACCAACGGTCGTTGTTTCTGGAAATCCCCGCTCTGCAGCCGGTCAATCAATTGCACCTACGGTTGCACGTCAATGCCGACGAGCAATACCTGACGCCCGGCCCGACGGCGTCGGGGCATGATTTGATTGTCACGGTACATAAATTGGATACGCCTTTCACGGAGTTTGCCGGTTACCGGCCGATGGACAAAACCATCGCCGCGCATCCACTGCTGACCGATATGGCTTTGAACGCGGCGCGAGTGCCCAATCCGTGGAGTCAGAAAATCGCGGGGGCTCGTGCGGTGGAGTTAAAAACAGGCACAAATCTGACGTATCAAACCAAAATCCTGCAGGCGCGAGCGGCCGAGCCGTTAGCACTGACGTTGGTCAATCCCGACGTGGTGCCGCACAACTGGGCGTTGGTGCGTCCCGGCCGCCTGCAGAAAGTGGGCGAATTGGCAAACCAGTTGATCGCCGATCCCCAGGCCTTTGCCAGGCATTACATTCCCAATTCAGACGATGTGTTGCAGTACACCGACGTGGTGGGACCGGGGCAATCCCAGACGATTTATTTCCGAGCCCCCAGCGAACCGGGGCGGTACCCGTTTTTATGTACCTTTCCCGGCCATTGGATGGTCATGAACGGCGAATTGATCGTCGAATAA
- a CDS encoding MGH1-like glycoside hydrolase domain-containing protein, which translates to MSKFASIEDRRLHESQQREQNWQRWGPYLSERQWGTVREDYSSDGNSWAYFPHDHARSRAYRWGEDGLLGLCDRECRLCFSLALWNGRDAILKERLFGLTGPEGNHGEDVKECYYYLDSSPTHSYMRGLYKYPQARFPYLPLTDVNRQRSREEPEYELTDTGVFDEQRYFDVQLEYSKASPDDILVRIRITNRGPQAAVLHALPQFWFRNTWTWHCTDEGCTLPPKLWLHGDTVLSDHESLGAFSFAADVGPEGNSPTWLFTDNETNTDRHPGLPREGEYSKDAFHRYVVLGQTQAVNPRQRGTKSAAYYLLMLQPGESQELRCRISPTELTQQPGWQPFGQNFAQTFGQRQTDCDEFYKTRIPASLSEDRRNIMRQAYAGLLWSKQFYHYVVRSWLEGDPAGPTPPAGRGEIRNGEWQHLFNRDILVMPDTWEYPWYAAWDSAFHMIPMARLDTHFAKEQLLLFLREWYMHPNGQIPAYEWQLSDVNPPVHAWAVWEVYKATGPPGQRDKLFLARAFQKLVINFTWWVNRKDPRGRNIFAGGFLGLDNIGVFDRSSQLQDGLLEQADGTAWMAFYCGAMLNIAMELADGNPAYGDMASKFFEHYVAIAEAMNCLDGNGLWDETDGFYYDHLYLAGQGTPMRIRSLVGLIPLLTGVILDDAATDKLPGFKKRMQWFLENRGEMSRHMTYLDHESTEGPVPGRRLLAIPSEDRFRRLLSVMLDESEFLSPHGIRSLSAAHRDNPFRFELQGQVEEVRYVPGESDSWMFGGNSNWRGPVWFPMNFLLIQALRRYHSFYGESFLVECPTGSGNQMTLLEVSHELERRLISIFEQTPTGRPAHGTSFSAYTDDPHWKDLVLFYEYFHGDNGSGLGASHQTGWTALVATMMQSQAQAVPAKSLEK; encoded by the coding sequence ATGAGTAAATTCGCGAGTATCGAAGATCGTCGTCTGCATGAGAGTCAGCAACGAGAACAGAATTGGCAGCGGTGGGGGCCGTACCTTTCCGAACGTCAGTGGGGCACGGTGCGAGAAGATTACTCCTCCGATGGCAACAGTTGGGCCTATTTTCCCCACGATCACGCTCGCAGCCGCGCCTACCGCTGGGGCGAGGACGGCCTGCTGGGGCTGTGCGATCGCGAATGTCGATTGTGTTTTTCGCTGGCTTTGTGGAATGGCCGCGACGCGATTTTAAAAGAACGCCTGTTCGGTCTGACCGGACCGGAAGGCAACCACGGCGAAGACGTCAAAGAGTGTTATTACTATCTCGATAGTTCGCCCACCCATTCGTACATGCGGGGTTTGTACAAGTATCCGCAGGCGCGGTTTCCCTACCTCCCGCTGACGGATGTTAATCGCCAGCGAAGTCGTGAGGAGCCCGAATACGAACTGACCGATACCGGGGTGTTCGACGAGCAACGCTACTTCGACGTCCAATTGGAGTACTCCAAGGCGTCGCCCGATGACATTCTGGTGCGGATTCGGATCACCAATCGCGGCCCCCAGGCGGCCGTCTTGCATGCCTTGCCACAGTTTTGGTTTCGCAACACCTGGACTTGGCACTGCACCGACGAAGGCTGCACTTTGCCGCCCAAGCTGTGGCTGCATGGTGACACGGTGTTGTCGGACCACGAGTCGCTGGGAGCGTTTTCGTTTGCGGCCGATGTGGGACCCGAGGGAAATTCGCCGACATGGCTGTTCACCGACAACGAAACCAACACCGATCGACATCCGGGCTTGCCCCGCGAAGGCGAGTACAGCAAAGACGCGTTTCACCGCTACGTGGTGCTGGGGCAAACTCAGGCCGTCAACCCACGGCAACGCGGCACCAAGTCGGCCGCTTATTACCTGTTGATGTTACAGCCCGGCGAAAGCCAGGAGCTGCGATGCCGGATCAGTCCCACGGAGCTGACGCAGCAACCGGGTTGGCAGCCGTTTGGGCAAAACTTTGCACAGACCTTTGGACAGCGACAAACCGACTGTGACGAATTTTACAAAACCCGTATTCCGGCTTCGCTGAGCGAGGATCGACGCAATATCATGCGTCAGGCTTACGCCGGTCTGCTGTGGAGCAAGCAGTTCTATCACTACGTGGTGCGGTCCTGGTTGGAAGGCGATCCGGCGGGCCCCACGCCGCCGGCCGGTCGCGGCGAGATCCGCAACGGCGAGTGGCAGCATCTGTTTAATCGCGACATATTGGTGATGCCCGATACCTGGGAGTACCCCTGGTACGCGGCCTGGGACAGTGCCTTTCATATGATCCCCATGGCGCGGCTGGACACGCATTTTGCTAAAGAGCAATTGCTGCTGTTCTTGCGCGAATGGTACATGCATCCCAACGGCCAAATCCCGGCCTACGAATGGCAACTGTCCGACGTTAATCCGCCGGTGCATGCCTGGGCGGTGTGGGAAGTTTATAAAGCGACCGGACCGCCGGGACAGCGAGATAAATTGTTTCTGGCCCGCGCTTTTCAGAAGCTGGTCATCAACTTTACCTGGTGGGTTAACCGCAAAGACCCGCGGGGCCGAAACATCTTTGCCGGCGGGTTCTTGGGGCTGGACAACATCGGCGTGTTTGACCGCAGTTCCCAGCTGCAAGATGGCTTGCTGGAACAGGCCGACGGCACCGCTTGGATGGCGTTTTACTGCGGCGCGATGCTGAACATCGCGATGGAGTTGGCCGATGGCAATCCGGCTTACGGGGATATGGCCAGCAAGTTCTTCGAACACTATGTGGCGATTGCCGAAGCCATGAATTGCCTCGACGGAAACGGTCTATGGGACGAAACCGATGGCTTCTACTACGATCACTTGTACCTGGCGGGCCAGGGCACGCCAATGCGGATCCGCTCTCTGGTCGGCCTGATTCCGCTGCTGACCGGGGTGATCTTGGACGATGCGGCGACCGACAAACTACCGGGATTCAAGAAACGCATGCAGTGGTTTCTGGAAAACCGGGGCGAGATGAGTCGCCACATGACGTATCTGGACCACGAATCGACCGAGGGGCCGGTACCGGGGCGGCGGTTGTTGGCGATTCCCTCGGAAGATCGCTTCCGGCGTCTATTGAGCGTGATGCTGGATGAGTCCGAGTTTCTTTCACCACACGGCATCCGCAGTCTCTCGGCGGCCCATCGCGACAATCCCTTTCGGTTTGAACTGCAAGGTCAAGTGGAAGAGGTTCGCTACGTTCCCGGCGAAAGCGACTCCTGGATGTTTGGCGGCAACAGTAATTGGCGGGGACCGGTTTGGTTCCCGATGAATTTTCTGTTGATCCAAGCCCTGCGGCGATACCACAGTTTTTATGGAGAATCCTTCCTGGTCGAATGTCCCACCGGCAGCGGCAATCAGATGACCTTGTTGGAGGTCTCACATGAGCTGGAGCGTCGGCTGATATCGATTTTTGAACAGACGCCGACGGGCCGCCCGGCACATGGAACGTCCTTTTCGGCCTACACCGACGATCCGCATTGGAAAGATCTGGTGTTGTTCTACGAATACTTCCATGGTGATAACGGCAGCGGCTTGGGCGCCAGCCATCAAACGGGCTGGACCGCGTTGGTGGCCACGATGATGCAAAGCCAAGCCCAAGCGGTGCCGGCCAAGTCGCTGGAGAAATAG
- a CDS encoding thiol-disulfide oxidoreductase DCC family protein, protein MNSPPTLPDPDRLPQADVVIFDGQCRFCRTQVQRLRWLDGRGRRLAFLSLHDPRVAQRYPELTHEQMMEQMYVIERDGTAHGGSAAVRYLSRQLPWLWAAMPILHLPGTAGLWRWLYRQVAKRRYRLAGKACEGDACSVHLR, encoded by the coding sequence ATGAACTCCCCTCCTACGCTCCCCGATCCGGATCGCTTGCCACAAGCCGATGTGGTGATTTTTGATGGGCAGTGCCGGTTCTGCCGGACGCAAGTTCAGCGATTGCGTTGGCTCGACGGCCGCGGTCGGCGGCTGGCTTTCCTGTCGCTGCACGATCCCCGGGTCGCACAACGCTATCCGGAGCTGACGCACGAGCAAATGATGGAGCAGATGTACGTGATCGAACGCGATGGGACGGCCCACGGCGGATCGGCCGCCGTGCGTTATCTATCGCGACAATTGCCCTGGCTGTGGGCGGCTATGCCGATTTTACACCTGCCCGGAACGGCCGGGCTGTGGCGATGGCTGTACCGCCAAGTCGCCAAACGCCGCTACCGCCTGGCCGGCAAAGCTTGCGAAGGAGACGCCTGTAGTGTGCATTTGAGGTAG
- a CDS encoding GntR family transcriptional regulator, translated as MFFFIDHSNGVPIYEQLVRQVKYAVADGVLSSGQMIPSVRQLAQQLAINPNTIARAYGQLQTEQVLEPLRGRGLVVRKDARSRCVKARSTLLAARLRSALEECLQSGLSREELTELFQTELAALP; from the coding sequence ATGTTTTTCTTCATTGACCATTCCAACGGTGTGCCGATCTACGAGCAGCTGGTGCGGCAGGTCAAGTATGCCGTCGCCGATGGCGTGCTGAGCTCGGGGCAGATGATCCCCAGTGTTCGGCAGCTGGCTCAACAGTTGGCGATCAATCCGAACACGATTGCGCGGGCTTATGGGCAATTGCAAACCGAACAGGTCTTGGAGCCGTTGCGTGGTCGCGGCCTGGTGGTTCGCAAGGACGCGCGGAGCCGTTGTGTGAAAGCCCGCAGCACGCTGCTGGCGGCGCGGCTGCGGAGCGCGCTGGAGGAATGTTTGCAGAGTGGGTTGAGCCGTGAAGAACTGACGGAGTTGTTTCAAACGGAGTTGGCGGCGTTGCCATAA